A genome region from Carya illinoinensis cultivar Pawnee chromosome 2, C.illinoinensisPawnee_v1, whole genome shotgun sequence includes the following:
- the LOC122300176 gene encoding uncharacterized protein LOC122300176, whose translation MCAKLHNHSHQLRLVISCRKLMAQVTHPSTDSIIAMASSSDQELLPRYRDWLNRFPRQNHRFWDSKVAARIGDKLALRLREIGVSTVTVNLHEELSRPAYLRRMVLPLFDSVRRAGVEVDGADELT comes from the coding sequence ATGTGCGCCAAACTTCATAACCATAGCCACCAGCTCCGGCTTGTAATCTCCTGCCGGAAACTAATGGCCCAGGTGACTCACCCAAGCACCGATTCCATAATCGCCATGGCCTCCTCTTCCGACCAAGAGCTCCTTCCGCGATACCGCGACTGGCTCAACCGCTTCCCACGCCAGAACCATCGCTTCTGGGACTCTAAGGTCGCTGCCCGCATCGGCGACAAGCTAGCCCTTCGCCTCCGTGAGATCGGCGTATCCACCGTCACCGTCAATCTCCACGAAGAGCTCTCCCGCCCTGCCTACCTCCGGAGGATGGTGCTCCCGCTGTTCGATTCAGTACGGCGCGCCGGCGTCGAGGTCGATGGAGCCGACGAGTTGACCTAG